From a single Fulvivirga ulvae genomic region:
- a CDS encoding PspC domain-containing protein, whose product MKKNISINISGIIFHIEEDAFEKLRDYLDSINRYFSSFEGSQEIIADIESRIAEIFLAKLNEGKQIINAEDVDSLIATMGSIKDFQAVEEQDTPDDEEKTENSQEGSQQAWSDTGSKKMYRDEKRKLLGGVCAGMAHYFNIDPLWIRLITLILFLGSYGGLVLAYIILWIVLPPNYDLSEDKKLKKMYRNPDGKVIAGVSSGVATYFGVDVVVIRVLFVIFTLIGGSGLLAYIILWIILPEAKSITDKVQMQGDPVTLSNIESNIKKGLNVKEGEENILIKILLFPFRLLAAIINGLGKVLGPVMLFLVEFIRVIAGVIFILTGASFVLAMVIALGALLGVFTTGFLYDPAFGDYESMGLPLELISDSFPMFTSVAAFLVVAVPSIFLILLGASIIAKRIIFNATAGWSLFAIFIISGIVVSANVPRIVYNFREEGEHKVTETYDPGNKTAVLTLKEVGMEDYDVTTLELRGHSGDNYELVQVFESRGRSRRDAMENAQMITYNVAFTDSVFTFDSNIRFKDDAIFRAQHLDMTLYIPYNKPFMMDEDMKHIIRNTIYRNGYRVSDMENNTWMFTEDGSLKCTTCPERIKERYQDEHYDEDTNERYSTETSPYRHGEFDKEYTFHDGFESIEAESAFIINVVNAEAYKVGINGEDRYLDNVEVYVEGDRLFIDYDRRRKLKLHDLTRDGIEVTVYTPELTEVNLSGACKFYMNNFRQRNLDISMSGASHAKLTAIYVDDMELELAGASEMILSGETSNFRADLAGASHLDADGFKANNASVEAHGASTAKVYVTDELEIEETFASKINHRGGARVTSERNGL is encoded by the coding sequence ATGAAAAAGAATATCAGTATAAATATCAGCGGCATCATCTTTCACATCGAGGAAGACGCATTTGAAAAGCTCAGAGATTATCTGGACTCCATAAACCGTTACTTTTCCAGTTTCGAAGGCAGCCAAGAAATCATAGCTGACATTGAAAGTCGTATAGCTGAAATTTTCCTTGCCAAATTAAACGAAGGCAAGCAGATTATCAATGCGGAAGATGTTGATTCATTAATAGCTACCATGGGTAGTATTAAGGATTTTCAGGCAGTGGAGGAGCAGGACACTCCTGACGACGAAGAGAAAACCGAAAATTCTCAAGAGGGGTCACAACAGGCATGGTCCGATACAGGCTCAAAAAAAATGTATCGTGACGAAAAGAGGAAATTGTTGGGAGGTGTATGTGCCGGTATGGCTCATTATTTCAACATAGACCCTCTCTGGATACGGTTAATCACCCTTATCCTGTTTTTAGGAAGCTATGGAGGGTTGGTATTGGCCTACATCATCCTTTGGATAGTGCTGCCCCCGAACTACGACCTTTCCGAAGACAAGAAGCTTAAAAAAATGTACCGCAACCCTGACGGAAAGGTCATAGCCGGTGTATCATCAGGCGTAGCCACCTACTTCGGGGTGGATGTGGTAGTGATCCGGGTGCTGTTTGTGATTTTTACGCTTATCGGCGGTTCGGGTCTGCTGGCTTATATTATCCTCTGGATCATACTCCCGGAGGCTAAATCTATTACTGACAAGGTACAAATGCAGGGCGACCCGGTTACACTTAGTAACATAGAATCGAATATCAAAAAAGGACTTAATGTAAAAGAGGGCGAAGAAAACATTCTGATCAAGATCTTACTTTTCCCTTTCAGGTTGCTTGCTGCCATCATCAACGGTTTAGGTAAGGTACTGGGACCTGTCATGCTTTTTCTGGTTGAGTTTATCAGGGTTATTGCCGGTGTAATATTCATCCTTACAGGTGCCTCTTTTGTGCTGGCGATGGTCATAGCTTTGGGAGCGCTACTCGGTGTTTTCACCACCGGCTTCCTGTATGACCCCGCATTTGGCGATTATGAAAGTATGGGGCTTCCTCTGGAGCTTATTTCAGATAGCTTTCCTATGTTTACTTCTGTTGCTGCCTTTCTGGTAGTAGCTGTACCCAGCATTTTTCTCATCCTTTTAGGAGCATCAATCATTGCCAAGAGAATTATTTTCAATGCCACAGCCGGATGGTCATTATTTGCCATATTCATTATCAGCGGAATAGTGGTTTCTGCCAACGTACCAAGAATTGTTTACAACTTCAGGGAAGAAGGCGAGCACAAAGTGACCGAAACTTATGATCCTGGCAACAAAACAGCCGTTCTGACGCTTAAGGAAGTAGGTATGGAAGACTATGATGTCACCACACTTGAATTAAGAGGCCATAGTGGTGATAATTATGAATTGGTCCAGGTATTCGAATCACGCGGCCGCTCAAGAAGGGATGCGATGGAAAATGCACAAATGATTACTTACAATGTGGCTTTTACAGACTCCGTTTTCACATTTGACTCCAATATCAGGTTTAAGGACGATGCCATTTTCAGGGCCCAACACCTTGACATGACGTTATACATTCCATACAACAAGCCTTTTATGATGGATGAGGACATGAAGCATATTATAAGAAATACGATCTACCGAAACGGTTACAGGGTATCCGACATGGAAAACAACACCTGGATGTTTACCGAAGATGGCAGCTTAAAGTGTACCACATGCCCTGAAAGAATAAAAGAACGCTACCAAGATGAACACTATGACGAAGATACCAACGAGAGATACTCTACCGAAACCAGCCCTTATCGCCATGGAGAATTTGACAAAGAGTATACCTTCCATGATGGATTTGAATCCATTGAGGCGGAGAGTGCATTCATCATCAATGTGGTAAATGCCGAAGCTTATAAGGTGGGCATCAATGGTGAGGATAGGTACCTGGATAATGTAGAGGTTTACGTGGAAGGCGACAGACTCTTTATCGATTATGACCGCCGAAGAAAGCTGAAATTGCATGACCTGACCAGAGATGGCATTGAGGTCACAGTTTATACACCTGAATTAACAGAAGTCAACCTTTCAGGCGCATGTAAATTTTATATGAATAACTTCAGGCAACGCAATCTTGACATTTCCATGAGTGGTGCATCACACGCCAAGCTTACAGCTATTTACGTGGATGACATGGAGTTAGAGCTTGCCGGGGCCTCTGAAATGATCCTGAGCGGAGAAACCTCAAATTTCAGGGCTGACCTTGCCGGAGCTTCCCACCTGGATGCTGATGGTTTCAAGGCTAACAATGCATCGGTAGAGGCTCATGGGGCCTCCACAGCAAAGGTATATGTGACCGATGAGTTGGAGATTGAAGAAACCTTTGCCAGCAAAATAAATCACCGCGGTGGTGCCAGGGTTACCAGTGAGCGCAATGGCTTGTAG
- a CDS encoding C25 family cysteine peptidase gives MMKKLAYLILLTLISVPGHTQNYGNEWIDYNKQYYKIPVAREGIYRISHADLVNAGFPVNSVDPRRLQLFHMGEEQAIHVQGQGDAIFNTSDYIEFYGQKNDGRSDTELYQPTSAQPHQLYNIYTDTTAYFLTYNVLPVNGKRMATFSENNINGLPTQASHGEQITTININQYSGGRSFNASDVTKYSYFDYGEGWTGQMIQEGQFVDYILSGVNLSVQSAGNPRLRVLLVGRDDVTHRAEIFVGQNPATLRSLGPVQFDQYNTYLFDGAINWSDINSSGELYVRVSALGVSGNNDRLSTSYLQLVYPQSFNMGAANSKKFNLNVNAGNKSYVEIQNAPVTPLIFDITDTDNVRKIGYNTSGSTISAMIDNTSAARKLWVNGTSFITPVLSKVNFQNINAANYDYLIISHPILMNPVGGVSDPVQAYADYRASFGFNVLKADITMLYNQFNYGIVNPLAIYRFMRYMVDNGDPKYLFLIGKGIDPGANFHRNATGYVPVTKFGVTYQVRDLVPSAGSPPSDIVFTAGLDGTTYEPAVPVGRLPAVNAGQVLAYLDKVKEMEALPFDALWRKRLLHLSGGISTTELAVFRNYMDGFSNIAENKFLGGKSKTISKESNSTVELINVDEEINNGLNMVTFYGHSAPSVTDIDIGYVSDPLLGYNNTGKYPFFLVNGCNAGQFFNANVLFGEDWVLAEDKGALGFIAHSSFGFATNLKKYTDTFYGTGYADSVYISKGVGDIMKETIKRYMATSGNSPANVTQVHQMVLLGDPAVMLFGSEKADYEINDNNVYLESFDGGVVSAQSDSFAVKVIVRNFGRVSSRNLSMRVTRTLSNNNVMVYDSLFSPVYFQDTLAIVIKNETLAGFGNNQFMVELDYTAEVDELNEGNNTAILNAFIPLFGTKNLYPVNYSIVSSQPVELLVQATDILTDSRDFVIEIDTVKTFNSPFKKQNTINSKLLASWQVSLLPDIAANDSVVYFWRSKFAQTGEDENEEWAVSSFIYIKDGPEGWSQSKFSQYDENELDGLDRDIPNKELIYKESEIDVYVKTFGAANPAGVYDISVKLNGTEYIIANGRPCRDNTLNILAFDKSSTIPYPAIPFIITDSRTCGRLPQVINSFTRAEFEAGDENLLTCIDNISEGDSVIIFTIGNPQFSLWSAAVKTKLAEIGASTANINALTDGEPYMLFGKKGATAGSATEIKATIAPANEQEIELDENITGIYSDGMMYSTLIGPASQWQSLLSHVAISEVPQTDIYGIDVYGINPAGDELLLRDNETAKVVDITGIDANQYPFLRLKYNIQDDVNLTPGQLRKWQVLYSGVPEGILLVGDDTADKKERPEGDVVETAFGFKNISDKNFPDSLTVQYTLFNQESRSSEVKNVKIKSPTPGDTTSFNLNLKTLGKVGLNDYNVFVNPNEYPEQYLENNVFDHKGYLKVIKDNINPLIDVVFDGSYIMDGDIVSPTPLISIRMKDENQFILKQDTVDVNIFLRKCEACDFKRIPFSSERLQWFPADDENDFRIEYKPDFNEDYDPAKTDPYIYTLRVEAEDASGNTSGSEPYSINFEVVFESSITNFYPYPNPFSSSTRFIFTLTGSEVPDEIKIQIMTVSGKIVREITQNELGPVRIGNNVTDFAWNGKDEFGDQLANGVYLYRVIVRQNGATLDHRATSADKAFKNGFGKMYLLR, from the coding sequence ATGATGAAGAAATTAGCATATTTGATACTACTCACCTTAATCTCAGTACCTGGGCATACCCAGAACTATGGCAATGAGTGGATTGATTATAACAAGCAATATTATAAAATCCCTGTTGCAAGAGAGGGCATCTACAGAATATCCCACGCAGATCTTGTCAATGCTGGATTTCCAGTAAACTCGGTGGACCCGCGGAGGCTACAGCTTTTTCATATGGGTGAGGAGCAGGCCATCCATGTACAGGGGCAGGGTGATGCCATATTCAACACCTCTGACTACATAGAATTCTACGGGCAGAAAAATGATGGTAGATCAGATACTGAATTATATCAGCCAACATCGGCACAGCCACATCAGCTTTATAATATCTATACTGATACCACCGCTTATTTCCTTACATACAATGTATTACCCGTCAACGGTAAAAGGATGGCGACATTCTCAGAAAATAACATTAATGGTCTTCCTACTCAGGCTTCCCACGGAGAGCAGATCACCACAATAAACATAAATCAATATTCAGGAGGACGTAGCTTTAATGCCAGCGATGTTACCAAATATAGCTATTTCGACTATGGCGAAGGCTGGACCGGCCAAATGATCCAGGAAGGGCAATTCGTGGATTATATACTTAGTGGCGTAAACCTTTCAGTGCAATCGGCAGGCAACCCCCGGCTGAGGGTACTGCTGGTGGGACGTGATGATGTGACACACCGGGCAGAAATATTTGTTGGCCAGAATCCGGCAACATTAAGGTCCCTCGGGCCGGTACAGTTTGATCAGTATAATACATATTTGTTTGATGGGGCAATAAACTGGTCAGATATCAACTCCAGCGGTGAGCTATATGTGAGGGTATCAGCTTTAGGTGTTAGTGGAAATAATGACCGGCTGAGTACTTCCTACCTGCAGTTGGTCTATCCGCAATCCTTCAACATGGGCGCAGCCAACAGTAAAAAGTTTAACCTGAATGTAAACGCGGGCAATAAATCCTATGTGGAAATACAAAATGCCCCTGTCACGCCTTTGATTTTTGATATAACAGACACGGATAACGTCAGGAAAATTGGGTATAATACATCAGGGTCGACGATCAGTGCTATGATTGATAATACCAGTGCAGCAAGGAAACTATGGGTTAATGGCACGTCATTTATTACACCAGTTCTTAGTAAGGTCAATTTTCAGAATATTAATGCTGCTAATTATGATTACCTGATCATTAGTCACCCGATACTGATGAACCCTGTCGGTGGTGTGAGCGATCCGGTTCAGGCCTATGCTGACTACAGGGCTTCCTTTGGGTTTAATGTACTCAAAGCAGATATTACCATGCTTTATAATCAGTTTAACTACGGCATTGTTAATCCTTTGGCCATTTATCGGTTTATGCGATATATGGTGGACAATGGTGATCCAAAATACCTGTTCCTGATAGGGAAGGGTATCGATCCCGGGGCTAATTTTCACCGAAATGCTACCGGATATGTCCCTGTTACAAAATTTGGGGTTACTTATCAGGTAAGAGACCTGGTACCTTCAGCTGGCTCTCCTCCCTCGGACATTGTATTTACTGCCGGTCTGGATGGTACTACCTACGAGCCTGCCGTGCCGGTAGGCCGTCTTCCGGCTGTTAACGCGGGGCAGGTTTTAGCCTATCTCGATAAGGTCAAGGAAATGGAGGCCTTGCCGTTTGATGCCCTGTGGAGAAAAAGATTACTGCACCTTAGCGGAGGTATTTCCACTACAGAGCTTGCTGTATTCAGAAATTATATGGACGGGTTTTCAAATATTGCTGAAAATAAATTTTTGGGAGGAAAATCAAAAACCATTTCCAAAGAGTCTAACAGTACCGTAGAGCTTATCAATGTAGACGAAGAGATTAATAACGGTCTCAATATGGTTACCTTTTATGGACATTCTGCACCATCAGTGACTGATATTGATATTGGGTATGTTTCAGACCCTCTGCTTGGATATAACAACACCGGTAAGTACCCTTTCTTCCTGGTGAATGGGTGTAATGCAGGTCAGTTTTTTAATGCCAATGTACTTTTTGGTGAAGACTGGGTACTTGCAGAAGATAAAGGAGCCCTTGGGTTTATTGCCCATAGTTCGTTTGGTTTTGCCACCAACCTCAAGAAATATACAGATACTTTTTACGGTACAGGATATGCCGATTCGGTTTACATCAGCAAAGGGGTAGGGGATATCATGAAGGAGACCATCAAAAGGTATATGGCCACATCGGGTAATTCGCCTGCAAATGTTACGCAAGTGCATCAGATGGTTTTGCTGGGAGATCCGGCCGTGATGCTTTTTGGTTCTGAAAAAGCTGATTATGAGATAAATGATAATAATGTATACCTCGAGTCTTTTGATGGAGGAGTGGTGTCAGCTCAGTCTGATTCCTTTGCCGTAAAGGTTATCGTCAGAAATTTCGGAAGGGTTTCTTCCAGAAATTTGAGCATGAGGGTAACCCGGACTTTGAGTAACAATAATGTAATGGTGTACGACTCACTTTTTTCACCTGTGTATTTTCAGGATACCCTTGCCATAGTCATTAAAAATGAAACACTGGCGGGCTTTGGAAACAACCAGTTTATGGTTGAACTCGACTATACCGCAGAGGTGGACGAACTCAATGAAGGCAACAATACAGCAATACTCAATGCCTTTATACCATTATTCGGCACTAAAAATTTGTATCCGGTTAATTATTCCATTGTCTCCTCTCAACCGGTTGAATTGTTGGTACAAGCCACTGATATTCTGACCGACAGCCGGGACTTTGTCATTGAAATAGACACAGTAAAAACATTTAACAGCCCGTTTAAAAAGCAGAATACCATCAATAGCAAATTGCTGGCGAGTTGGCAGGTATCCTTACTACCGGATATTGCTGCGAATGACAGTGTGGTATATTTCTGGAGGTCAAAATTTGCCCAGACCGGAGAGGATGAGAATGAGGAGTGGGCTGTAAGTTCATTCATATATATTAAAGATGGCCCTGAAGGATGGTCTCAAAGTAAATTTTCTCAATACGATGAAAACGAGCTGGATGGTCTGGACAGGGATATCCCCAACAAAGAACTTATCTATAAAGAGTCTGAAATAGATGTTTACGTGAAAACCTTTGGTGCAGCAAACCCGGCTGGAGTGTATGATATTTCAGTAAAACTGAATGGTACAGAATACATCATTGCCAATGGAAGGCCATGTCGTGATAACACCTTGAACATCCTTGCCTTTGATAAATCTTCAACGATTCCATACCCTGCGATTCCATTCATTATTACTGACAGCCGAACCTGCGGCAGATTACCTCAGGTCATTAATAGTTTTACACGTGCAGAATTTGAAGCAGGTGATGAAAACCTTCTTACTTGTATCGACAATATCAGCGAAGGAGATTCTGTTATTATTTTCACTATTGGAAACCCTCAGTTTAGCCTGTGGTCTGCTGCCGTAAAAACCAAACTGGCAGAGATTGGTGCATCTACCGCCAATATTAATGCACTTACCGACGGGGAACCTTACATGTTGTTCGGGAAAAAGGGCGCGACAGCTGGTAGTGCCACTGAAATCAAAGCCACCATAGCCCCGGCTAATGAGCAGGAAATAGAGCTGGATGAGAATATAACAGGCATCTATTCCGATGGTATGATGTACTCTACACTTATAGGCCCGGCCTCTCAATGGCAGTCCCTTTTGTCTCATGTGGCTATTTCGGAAGTGCCGCAGACAGATATTTATGGTATAGACGTTTATGGTATAAACCCAGCCGGAGACGAACTGCTATTGCGTGATAATGAAACAGCAAAAGTTGTAGATATTACTGGTATAGACGCAAACCAATATCCTTTTTTAAGATTGAAATATAACATACAGGATGACGTCAACCTTACTCCGGGTCAGCTTCGCAAGTGGCAGGTATTATACTCAGGAGTCCCGGAAGGTATTTTACTCGTTGGTGATGATACGGCAGATAAGAAAGAGCGCCCGGAAGGTGATGTGGTTGAAACTGCTTTTGGATTCAAAAATATTTCAGATAAAAACTTTCCGGATTCCCTTACCGTGCAGTATACCCTGTTCAATCAGGAGAGTCGGTCTTCGGAAGTTAAAAATGTTAAGATCAAATCCCCAACACCGGGAGATACGACCAGTTTTAACCTTAATTTGAAGACATTAGGTAAAGTAGGGCTCAATGATTACAACGTTTTTGTAAATCCTAATGAGTATCCCGAACAGTACCTGGAAAACAATGTCTTTGATCATAAGGGATACCTCAAAGTGATAAAAGACAATATTAATCCTTTAATTGATGTGGTTTTTGATGGCAGTTATATCATGGATGGCGACATTGTCTCACCTACACCACTGATCTCAATCCGGATGAAGGACGAAAACCAGTTCATACTTAAGCAGGATACCGTTGATGTGAACATTTTCCTCCGTAAATGTGAAGCATGCGATTTCAAACGTATACCGTTCTCATCTGAAAGATTACAGTGGTTTCCTGCTGATGATGAAAATGATTTCCGTATAGAGTATAAGCCCGACTTCAACGAAGACTACGATCCCGCTAAAACGGACCCTTACATCTATACTTTGAGGGTGGAGGCCGAAGATGCCAGCGGCAACACCTCGGGTAGCGAACCTTATTCTATTAATTTTGAAGTTGTATTCGAGTCTTCTATTACCAACTTTTATCCTTACCCGAACCCCTTCTCTTCCAGTACGCGGTTTATTTTTACCCTGACAGGAAGTGAGGTCCCTGATGAGATCAAGATCCAGATCATGACAGTGTCAGGAAAAATAGTAAGGGAGATAACACAAAATGAACTCGGACCGGTTAGAATTGGTAATAACGTTACTGATTTTGCATGGAATGGTAAGGATGAGTTTGGGGATCAGCTGGCCAATGGGGTTTATCTTTACAGGGTCATAGTGCGGCAGAATGGAGCAACACTGGATCATCGGGCAACCTCGGCTGATAAGGCCTTTAAAAACGGGTTTGGAAAGATGTATCTATTGCGTTGA
- a CDS encoding carboxypeptidase regulatory-like domain-containing protein, giving the protein MKYVLLFLMAVSFIACKSSTAQQVLQGIKGQVLWFEGNFMPGPGQSNKGKPVHRTVLIYEVTSMNNVVQENQLYEKVPSKLIKTIETDENGNFSIHLPPGRYSVFTKEENGLFANVFDGEGNINPVTVKPGEMTEITIDINYKAVY; this is encoded by the coding sequence ATGAAGTACGTATTACTATTTCTTATGGCAGTATCATTTATAGCTTGTAAAAGCAGCACGGCGCAGCAGGTGTTGCAAGGGATTAAGGGGCAGGTTTTGTGGTTTGAAGGAAATTTCATGCCCGGGCCCGGCCAATCCAATAAGGGCAAGCCCGTGCACAGGACGGTGCTTATTTATGAAGTAACTTCTATGAATAATGTTGTGCAGGAGAACCAGCTTTACGAGAAGGTTCCTTCAAAATTGATAAAAACTATAGAAACAGATGAGAATGGCAATTTTTCAATTCATCTGCCTCCCGGAAGGTATTCCGTCTTTACCAAAGAGGAAAATGGATTGTTTGCCAATGTATTTGATGGTGAGGGCAACATTAATCCGGTTACTGTAAAGCCGGGAGAAATGACGGAGATAACCATAGATATCAATTACAAAGCTGTTTACTAA
- a CDS encoding PorV/PorQ family protein, whose protein sequence is MAKNTIFSFVFILISFEVLAQSTPKYSNEFLSIGVGARGLAMSGSQVAHVSDVTSGYWNPAGLLEVKDQYEFTLMHAEYFAGIAKYDYAAFATPVDSMSHLGISIIRFAIDDIPDTRFLYDANGAINYDKIRFFSAADYAFLLTYARRVSLIKGLKLGANFKIVHRKAGDFANAWGFGLDAGAQLERKNWQFGLMLRDVTGTFNAWTHNTELVIDVYTQTGNEIPENSVEVTLPKAILGVGKYIPVKSKFGILASLDLITTFDGKRNTVVKSDFASIEPAMGLELDYKKTVFLRMGAGNIQEVKDFDESTYKTFQTNFGLGVKIRSITIDYALTDIGDQSESLYSHVFSLKAGLNKK, encoded by the coding sequence ATGGCAAAAAATACTATATTCAGCTTTGTATTTATTTTAATATCCTTCGAAGTGCTGGCCCAGAGTACTCCCAAATACAGTAATGAATTTTTATCTATTGGTGTAGGAGCCAGGGGGCTGGCTATGTCCGGCAGTCAGGTAGCTCATGTTTCTGATGTTACCTCAGGTTATTGGAACCCGGCCGGTCTGCTGGAAGTGAAGGACCAATATGAATTTACACTCATGCATGCCGAGTACTTTGCCGGAATTGCCAAGTATGACTATGCAGCATTTGCTACTCCTGTTGATTCTATGAGCCATTTAGGAATTTCAATTATCCGATTTGCCATTGACGATATTCCGGATACGCGTTTCCTGTATGATGCCAACGGGGCAATCAATTATGATAAAATCCGCTTCTTCTCGGCTGCCGATTACGCTTTTTTGCTAACCTATGCCCGCCGCGTAAGCCTGATTAAAGGCTTGAAACTGGGTGCGAATTTTAAAATTGTACATCGCAAGGCTGGTGATTTTGCTAATGCCTGGGGTTTTGGGCTTGACGCTGGAGCTCAGTTGGAGCGTAAAAACTGGCAGTTTGGTTTAATGTTAAGAGATGTTACAGGCACATTCAACGCCTGGACCCATAATACGGAACTCGTGATTGATGTATACACGCAAACAGGTAATGAAATACCGGAAAATTCCGTGGAGGTGACTTTACCTAAGGCTATATTGGGTGTTGGTAAGTATATACCTGTAAAATCAAAGTTTGGCATATTGGCTTCTTTGGATCTTATCACGACCTTTGATGGTAAGCGCAATACTGTTGTAAAATCGGATTTTGCTTCCATAGAGCCTGCCATGGGTTTGGAGCTTGACTACAAGAAGACTGTTTTTCTCAGAATGGGAGCAGGTAATATTCAGGAAGTAAAGGATTTCGATGAATCGACATACAAAACTTTTCAGACGAATTTTGGGTTGGGAGTAAAGATCAGGAGCATAACCATCGATTATGCACTCACGGATATAGGAGATCAGTCCGAGTCGCTTTATTCACATGTTTTCTCACTTAAGGCCGGTTTGAATAAAAAATGA
- a CDS encoding DUF3995 domain-containing protein: MISILSAINISILTLLGFLHIYWAFGGSWAAEKALPESPEGKPLFAPGIFACIVVAAGLLIFASVFIFHSFISITILPEWFMANSLWFIGTIFILRAIGDFRYVGFMKKIRHSTFASLDTKYYSPLCLYLGISSFIINLGI; the protein is encoded by the coding sequence ATGATCAGTATCTTATCTGCCATTAATATTTCTATCCTGACATTACTGGGTTTTCTGCATATTTATTGGGCATTTGGAGGTAGCTGGGCAGCCGAAAAGGCCTTACCCGAATCACCGGAAGGTAAACCGCTGTTCGCACCGGGCATATTTGCCTGTATAGTTGTTGCTGCTGGTCTGCTCATATTTGCTTCAGTATTTATATTCCATTCATTTATCTCTATTACTATCCTACCAGAGTGGTTTATGGCTAATAGTCTGTGGTTCATAGGTACAATTTTCATTTTACGTGCCATAGGCGACTTCCGGTATGTTGGGTTTATGAAGAAAATCAGGCATAGTACTTTTGCTTCTCTTGATACCAAATACTACTCCCCGCTTTGTCTGTACCTGGGCATAAGCAGCTTTATTATAAACCTTGGTATCTAA
- a CDS encoding PadR family transcriptional regulator, whose protein sequence is MNLENTQVQMRKGILEYCILHIISRGEVYASDMLEELTTAKIMVVEGTLYPLLTRLRKSGLVEYKWVESNSGPPRKYYTLTEKGNSFLGSLDSTWKDLVKSTKLITSKKVKS, encoded by the coding sequence ATGAATTTAGAAAACACACAAGTGCAGATGCGGAAGGGCATTCTTGAGTATTGTATTCTGCATATTATCTCCCGTGGAGAGGTCTATGCCTCCGACATGCTGGAGGAATTAACAACAGCAAAGATCATGGTTGTTGAAGGTACTTTGTACCCATTGCTTACCCGGCTAAGGAAATCGGGCCTGGTAGAGTATAAATGGGTTGAGTCAAATTCAGGTCCACCCCGAAAGTATTATACGCTGACGGAAAAAGGCAACAGTTTTCTCGGTAGCCTTGACAGTACCTGGAAAGATCTGGTAAAGTCAACTAAATTAATTACTTCAAAAAAAGTCAAGAGCTAA